From Mycobacterium lacus, one genomic window encodes:
- a CDS encoding NAD(P)(+) transhydrogenase (Re/Si-specific) subunit beta, with protein sequence MNYLVIGLYVISFSLFIYGLMGLTGPKTAVRGNLIAAVGMAIAVAATLVTIRHTDQWVLIIAGLVVGVVLGVPPARLTKMTAMPQLVAFFNGVGGGTVALIALSEFIETSGFSAFQHGESPTVHIVVASLFAAIIGSISFWGSIVAFGKLQEIISGRPIGVGKAQQPINLLLLAGAIGAAVVIGLDAHPGTGGVSLWWMIGLLAAAGVLGLMVVLPIGGADMPVVISMLNAMTGLSAAAAGLALNNTAMIVAGMIVGASGSILTNLMAKAMNRSIPAIVAGGFGGGGVAPSGDGGDRHVKSTSAADAAIQMAYANQVIVVPGYGLAVAQAQHAVKDLATLLEDKGVPVKYAIHPVAGRMPGHMNVLLAEAEVDYDAMKDMDDINDEFARTDVTIVIGANDVTNPAARNDQSSPIYGMPILNVDKSRSVIVLKRSMNSGFAGIDNPLFYADGTTMLFGDAKKSVTEVAEELKAL encoded by the coding sequence ATGAACTACCTGGTGATCGGCCTCTACGTCATCTCCTTCTCCCTGTTCATCTACGGCCTGATGGGGTTGACCGGGCCCAAGACCGCGGTACGCGGCAACCTGATCGCCGCGGTCGGTATGGCCATCGCCGTGGCAGCGACGCTGGTCACGATCCGGCACACCGACCAATGGGTATTGATCATCGCCGGCCTGGTGGTGGGCGTGGTGCTGGGCGTGCCCCCGGCTCGCCTGACCAAGATGACCGCCATGCCGCAGCTGGTGGCGTTCTTCAACGGCGTCGGCGGCGGAACGGTCGCGCTCATCGCGTTGTCGGAATTCATTGAGACCAGTGGCTTTTCCGCATTCCAGCACGGCGAGTCGCCGACCGTGCACATCGTGGTCGCCTCGTTGTTCGCCGCGATCATCGGGTCGATCTCGTTCTGGGGCTCGATCGTCGCGTTCGGCAAGTTGCAGGAGATCATCTCGGGCCGGCCCATCGGCGTTGGGAAGGCGCAGCAGCCGATCAACCTGCTGCTGCTGGCCGGGGCTATCGGGGCCGCGGTGGTCATCGGTCTGGATGCGCATCCCGGCACCGGTGGGGTGTCGCTATGGTGGATGATCGGCCTGCTGGCCGCCGCCGGCGTGCTGGGCCTGATGGTGGTGCTGCCCATCGGCGGCGCCGACATGCCGGTGGTCATCTCGATGCTGAACGCCATGACGGGGCTGTCGGCAGCGGCCGCGGGTCTGGCGTTGAACAACACCGCGATGATCGTGGCGGGCATGATCGTCGGCGCGTCCGGCTCGATCCTGACCAACCTGATGGCCAAGGCGATGAACCGCTCAATCCCCGCGATCGTCGCGGGGGGTTTTGGTGGCGGCGGCGTGGCCCCCAGCGGCGACGGCGGCGACAGGCACGTCAAGTCCACTTCGGCCGCCGACGCCGCGATTCAGATGGCCTACGCCAACCAGGTGATCGTGGTCCCGGGCTATGGCCTGGCCGTGGCGCAGGCCCAGCACGCCGTGAAGGATCTGGCGACGCTGCTCGAAGACAAGGGCGTGCCCGTGAAATACGCGATCCACCCGGTTGCCGGCCGGATGCCCGGGCACATGAATGTGCTGCTGGCCGAGGCCGAAGTCGACTACGACGCCATGAAAGACATGGACGACATCAACGACGAGTTCGCCCGCACCGACGTCACCATCGTCATCGGCGCCAACGACGTCACCAATCCGGCGGCCCGCAACGACCAGTCCAGCCCGATCTACGGCATGCCGATCCTCAACGTGGACAAGTCGAGGTCGGTGATCGTGCTCAAGCGGTCGATGAACTCCGGGTTCGCCGGCATCGACAACCCGCTGTTCTATGCGGACGGGACCACCATGCTGTTCGGGGACGCGAAGAAATCGGTGACGGAGGTCGCCGAAGAACTGAAGGCGTTATAA
- a CDS encoding NAD(P) transhydrogenase subunit alpha, with the protein MYDELLANLAILVLSGFVGFAVISKVPNTLHTPLMSGTNAIHGIVVLGALVVFGEVAHPSLAVQVILFVAVVFGTLNVIGGFIVTDRMLGMFKGKKKPALEAKKTEEPTAK; encoded by the coding sequence ATGTACGACGAACTTCTGGCCAACCTGGCGATCCTGGTGCTGTCCGGCTTCGTCGGTTTCGCGGTGATCTCCAAGGTGCCCAACACGCTGCACACTCCGCTGATGTCGGGCACCAACGCCATCCACGGCATCGTGGTGCTCGGCGCGCTGGTGGTCTTCGGGGAAGTAGCGCATCCCTCGCTGGCGGTGCAGGTCATCCTGTTCGTCGCGGTGGTGTTCGGCACGCTGAACGTCATCGGCGGCTTCATCGTCACCGACCGCATGCTGGGCATGTTCAAGGGCAAGAAGAAGCCGGCCTTGGAGGCCAAGAAGACCGAGGAGCCGACCGCCAAATGA
- a CDS encoding Re/Si-specific NAD(P)(+) transhydrogenase subunit alpha, with protein sequence MTDPQTTVGVVAESGPDERRVALVPKAVASLVNSGVAVVVEAGAGEGALLPDELYTAAGATIGDAWAADIVVKVAPPTAHEVGRLRSGQTLIGFLAPRNADNSIGALRQAGVQAFALEAIPRISRAQVMDALSSQANVAGYKAVLLAASESTRFFPMLTTAAGTVKPATVLVLGVGVAGLQALATAKRLGARTTGYDVRPEVADQVRSVGAQWLDVGISAAGEGGYARELTEDERARQQKALEQAISGFDVVITTALVPGKSAPKLVTAAAVQAMKPGSVVVDLAGETGGNCELTEPGKTVVKHDVTIAAPLNLPATMPEHASELYSKNITALLDLLIKDGKLAPDFDDEVVAESCVTRGRAGDDAGAPPAAQRRGGRSDDEARRQTGEDA encoded by the coding sequence ATGACTGATCCGCAGACGACCGTCGGAGTGGTCGCCGAGTCCGGGCCCGACGAGCGGCGCGTTGCGCTGGTGCCGAAGGCGGTCGCGTCGCTGGTGAACAGTGGTGTGGCGGTCGTCGTCGAGGCGGGCGCGGGTGAGGGAGCGTTGCTCCCCGACGAGCTCTACACGGCGGCTGGGGCGACAATCGGGGATGCGTGGGCTGCCGACATCGTCGTCAAGGTCGCACCGCCAACCGCGCACGAGGTGGGTCGGCTGCGCTCCGGGCAGACGCTGATTGGCTTCCTCGCACCGCGCAATGCCGACAACTCGATCGGGGCGCTGAGGCAGGCCGGGGTGCAGGCGTTCGCGCTCGAGGCAATACCGCGCATCTCGCGGGCACAGGTGATGGATGCGCTGTCGTCGCAGGCCAATGTGGCCGGGTACAAGGCGGTGCTGCTCGCGGCCTCGGAGTCCACCCGGTTCTTCCCGATGCTGACGACCGCCGCGGGCACCGTGAAGCCGGCCACCGTGCTGGTGCTCGGTGTCGGAGTTGCCGGGCTGCAGGCGTTGGCAACGGCCAAACGCCTGGGCGCGCGCACCACCGGCTACGACGTGCGTCCCGAGGTGGCCGATCAGGTTCGCTCGGTGGGTGCCCAGTGGCTGGACGTGGGCATCTCGGCGGCCGGCGAGGGCGGATACGCACGCGAGCTCACCGAAGACGAACGCGCCCGGCAGCAAAAGGCTTTGGAACAGGCGATCAGCGGCTTCGACGTGGTGATCACCACCGCGCTGGTCCCGGGCAAGTCCGCGCCAAAACTGGTGACCGCCGCGGCGGTTCAGGCCATGAAGCCCGGCAGCGTGGTGGTGGACCTGGCCGGGGAGACCGGCGGCAACTGCGAGCTCACCGAACCCGGAAAGACGGTGGTTAAGCACGACGTCACCATCGCCGCGCCGCTCAACCTGCCGGCGACCATGCCCGAGCACGCCAGCGAGCTCTACAGCAAGAACATCACGGCTCTGCTCGACCTGCTGATCAAGGATGGCAAGCTGGCCCCAGACTTCGACGACGAAGTCGTCGCGGAATCGTGTGTGACGCGCGGGCGCGCCGGCGACGACGCAGGGGCACCCCCAGCCGCGCAGCGGCGAGGGGGACGCAGCGATGACGAGGCGCGGCGCCAGACCGGAGAGGACGCGTAG
- a CDS encoding acyl-CoA dehydrogenase family protein, protein MSAKAIDYHKRLSDFMTEYVFAAEAEYDRYRHEAGPNDHTVPPVIEELKTKAKERGLWNLFLPAESGLTNLEYAPLAELTGWSLEVAPEALNCAAPDTGNMEILHMFGTEEQRTRWLRPLLNGEIRSAFSMTEPAVASSDARNIETTIARDGDDYVINGRKWWTSGAADPRCKILIVMGRTNPDAAAHQQQSMILVPIDTPGVTIVRSTPVFGWQDQHGHCEISYDNVRVPATNLLGEEGTGFAIAQARLGPGRIHHCMRALGGAERALAHMVNRARSRVAFGRPLAEQGVVQQAIAKSRNEIDQARLLCEKAAWTIDQHGNKAAHLLVSQIKAVAPQVACDVIDRAIQVHGAAGVSDDTPLARLYGWHRAMRIFDGPDEVHLRSIARAELGREKSAFAAVVT, encoded by the coding sequence ATGTCGGCCAAAGCGATCGACTACCACAAGCGGTTGTCCGACTTCATGACGGAGTACGTCTTTGCGGCCGAGGCGGAGTACGACCGATACCGCCACGAGGCCGGCCCGAACGACCACACCGTGCCGCCGGTCATCGAGGAGCTGAAGACCAAGGCCAAGGAGCGCGGACTGTGGAACCTGTTTCTGCCCGCGGAATCCGGATTGACCAACCTGGAATACGCGCCGCTAGCGGAGCTGACCGGGTGGAGCCTCGAGGTCGCGCCCGAGGCGCTCAACTGCGCGGCACCGGATACCGGCAACATGGAGATCCTGCACATGTTCGGCACCGAGGAGCAGCGCACGCGGTGGCTGCGGCCGCTGCTGAACGGCGAGATCCGCAGCGCCTTTTCGATGACCGAACCGGCGGTCGCCAGCAGCGACGCCCGCAACATCGAAACCACCATTGCCCGCGACGGCGACGACTACGTCATCAACGGCCGCAAATGGTGGACGTCCGGGGCGGCGGACCCGCGCTGCAAGATTCTCATCGTGATGGGCCGCACCAACCCCGACGCGGCCGCCCATCAACAGCAGTCGATGATCCTGGTCCCGATCGACACTCCGGGGGTGACGATCGTGCGCTCGACCCCAGTGTTCGGCTGGCAGGACCAGCACGGCCACTGCGAGATCAGCTACGACAACGTCCGGGTACCGGCCACGAACCTGCTCGGCGAGGAGGGCACCGGCTTCGCGATCGCTCAGGCCCGGTTGGGACCGGGTCGCATCCACCACTGCATGCGCGCGCTCGGCGGGGCCGAACGCGCGTTGGCGCACATGGTGAACCGGGCCCGCAGCCGGGTGGCGTTCGGCCGCCCGCTGGCCGAACAGGGCGTCGTGCAGCAGGCGATTGCCAAGTCCCGCAACGAAATCGACCAGGCTCGGCTGCTCTGCGAGAAGGCGGCGTGGACCATCGACCAACACGGCAACAAGGCCGCCCACCTACTGGTCTCACAGATCAAGGCGGTCGCGCCGCAGGTGGCCTGCGATGTCATCGATCGCGCGATTCAGGTGCACGGAGCCGCCGGCGTCAGCGACGACACCCCGCTGGCCCGGCTCTACGGCTGGCATCGCGCCATGCGCATCTTCGACGGGCCCGACGAGGTGCACCTGCGATCGATCGCGCGGGCCGAGCTGGGGCGGGAGAAATCCGCCTTCGCGGCGGTGGTCACCTGA
- a CDS encoding tyrosine-protein phosphatase — MAAALRELPGAWNFRDVADGIGALRPGRLFRSSELSGLDEDGRAALRRLGITDVADLRAAREVARRGAGRVPDGVDIHLLPFPDLGEDGPTDAEAPHEHAFRKLLTDGVGGESINETAIRYMTDEYRQFPTRNGAQRALHRVVTLLAAGRPVLTHCFAGKDRTGFVIATVLEAIGVDRHAILTDFLRSNDAMPQLRTRISEMIRQRSDAGLTPEVVTFTEARLSDGVLGVRTEYLDAARQAIDEEFGTLRAYLRDAGITQADVDRLRGELLC; from the coding sequence ATGGCCGCCGCCCTTCGAGAACTGCCGGGCGCGTGGAACTTTCGTGACGTCGCGGACGGCATCGGGGCGCTGCGCCCCGGGCGGCTGTTCCGGTCCAGCGAACTGAGCGGCCTCGACGAGGACGGCCGGGCAGCGCTGCGCCGGCTGGGCATCACCGACGTCGCCGACTTGCGCGCGGCCCGAGAGGTCGCCCGGCGGGGTGCGGGACGGGTGCCCGACGGCGTCGACATCCATCTGCTGCCGTTCCCCGACCTCGGCGAGGACGGGCCGACGGACGCCGAAGCCCCGCACGAACATGCGTTCCGGAAGTTGCTCACCGACGGCGTTGGGGGCGAATCGATCAACGAAACCGCCATCCGCTACATGACCGACGAGTACCGACAGTTCCCCACGCGCAACGGAGCTCAGCGCGCGCTGCACCGCGTCGTCACGCTGCTGGCCGCCGGGCGTCCAGTGCTCACGCATTGCTTCGCCGGCAAGGACCGGACCGGTTTCGTAATCGCCACGGTGCTGGAAGCGATCGGTGTCGATCGCCACGCCATCCTGACCGATTTTCTGCGCAGCAACGACGCGATGCCGCAGCTGCGGACCCGGATCTCCGAGATGATCCGACAGCGCTCCGATGCCGGACTGACCCCGGAGGTCGTGACGTTCACCGAGGCCCGCCTATCCGATGGCGTCCTCGGCGTACGCACGGAGTACCTGGATGCCGCGCGGCAGGCGATCGACGAGGAGTTCGGGACGCTGCGCGCCTACCTGCGCGACGCGGGCATCACCCAGGCCGACGTGGACCGCCTGCGCGGCGAATTGCTGTGTTGA
- a CDS encoding PE family protein — translation MTYVSAQPPMLAAAATDVAGIGSAIDAAAAAAAGPTTSVLEAAADEVSVAMAKLFGAYGQEFQAISARLAALQNQFAQALAAAGSAYSATEAANAAAVRAALNPAAQAPAAMAAADVALIMGGTGMPIPSPTYIADVVARYIPFAPDETIGLVTPEELYPITGVKSLTLQISVEEGLTILNDTLIPRLAAGDNVTVFGYSQSAVIASLEMQRLISEGAPYQSQLTFVLTGNEMNPNGGILARILGLNVSTIGLPFYGATPDNPYTTTTYTIQYDGFADFPRYPLNVLSDLNATMGILLLHTQYATLPPSDITNAVLLPTEGPTSNTYYMITTINGEPIDLPLLAPVRAIPVIGQPLAALVEPDLRVIVNLGYGDPRFGYSTSPANIPTPFGLFPDVPPQLVADALVAGTQQGVSDFMASLPAALSTPPEMPVIAFPPFIESVLPPPPVSVPPTPVNVVTVLASAVATSYSVLLPTADLGLAFVTILPAYDATLFVSELMKGDLVGAIELPLAATFGLAALGAMIEGIAVLEAAAEIVQDLQSIKL, via the coding sequence ATGACGTATGTGAGCGCGCAGCCGCCAATGCTGGCCGCCGCGGCCACCGATGTGGCGGGCATTGGTTCGGCGATCGACGCGGCCGCCGCCGCCGCGGCCGGCCCGACGACCAGTGTGCTCGAGGCCGCGGCCGACGAGGTGTCGGTGGCCATGGCGAAGCTCTTCGGCGCGTACGGCCAGGAGTTCCAGGCGATCAGCGCGCGACTTGCGGCGTTGCAGAACCAGTTCGCCCAGGCATTGGCCGCCGCCGGCAGCGCGTACTCGGCGACCGAGGCGGCCAACGCGGCCGCCGTGCGGGCCGCGCTCAACCCCGCCGCCCAGGCGCCGGCCGCAATGGCGGCTGCAGACGTCGCGCTAATCATGGGCGGCACCGGAATGCCGATACCCTCGCCAACCTATATTGCCGACGTCGTGGCACGGTACATTCCATTCGCCCCGGACGAAACAATAGGCCTAGTCACCCCCGAAGAGCTTTATCCCATTACCGGCGTCAAATCCTTGACCCTCCAAATATCGGTGGAGGAGGGCCTGACGATTCTCAACGACACGCTCATTCCGCGACTCGCCGCGGGCGACAATGTCACGGTTTTCGGGTATTCCCAGAGCGCCGTCATCGCGTCACTGGAAATGCAGCGCCTCATTTCCGAGGGTGCTCCCTATCAGTCCCAGCTCACGTTTGTGCTGACCGGAAACGAGATGAATCCCAACGGCGGCATCCTGGCGCGCATACTCGGTCTGAACGTCTCGACCATCGGCCTGCCGTTCTACGGGGCGACCCCGGACAACCCCTATACGACGACGACCTACACGATCCAATACGACGGCTTCGCCGACTTCCCGCGGTATCCGCTCAATGTCTTGTCCGACCTCAACGCCACCATGGGCATCCTCCTGCTGCACACGCAGTATGCGACCCTCCCGCCTTCGGACATCACGAACGCCGTCCTCTTGCCAACCGAGGGCCCCACGTCGAACACCTACTACATGATCACCACCATAAATGGCGAGCCGATCGACCTGCCGCTGTTGGCTCCGGTGCGCGCCATCCCCGTGATCGGACAACCCCTGGCCGCCCTGGTCGAACCCGACTTGAGGGTGATCGTCAATTTGGGCTATGGCGACCCGAGATTCGGCTACTCGACGAGCCCGGCGAATATCCCGACTCCGTTCGGGCTGTTCCCGGACGTCCCCCCACAGCTGGTCGCCGATGCCCTGGTCGCCGGCACCCAGCAAGGGGTCTCGGACTTCATGGCCAGCCTGCCGGCCGCTCTCTCAACCCCGCCGGAAATGCCAGTGATCGCGTTCCCGCCGTTCATCGAATCCGTCCTGCCGCCGCCCCCCGTCTCGGTGCCGCCGACTCCAGTCAACGTCGTGACCGTGCTCGCCTCTGCCGTCGCAACCAGCTATTCGGTCCTACTTCCGACGGCGGATCTCGGTCTTGCCTTCGTCACCATCCTGCCGGCCTATGACGCCACCCTGTTCGTGAGCGAACTCATGAAGGGAGACCTCGTCGGCGCGATCGAGCTTCCGCTCGCGGCGACCTTCGGGTTGGCCGCGCTGGGCGCCATGATCGAGGGCATCGCGGTCTTGGAAGCGGCGGCCGAGATCGTTCAGGATTTGCAGAGCATCAAACTTTGA
- a CDS encoding PE-PPE domain-containing protein, with translation MTYLMTQPQLVAEAAANVAGIRSAIDAASAAAAGPTTGLVAAAADEVSAATASLFGAYGQEYQAIIRQAAAFHEEFVRALAAAGIAYAGAEAANAAAVSGALGALTAPVQSLLGGAATTGATGGGAVAAPLAAAPPYDLALIMTGSGTPIPSPAYMASVRPFIDASFMVNPLNIPLNTPEGLYPLTEIKDLPLNQSVTLGAQMLDNALFGPQGFITNGQSVAVLGYSQSAILSSIEMRNLAAMGSPSTNFLSFTLLGNPMAANGGLLSRFPGLSMPALGLEFYGATPSNTGYPLSQYTLQYDGYADFPQYPINILADLNAFLGIQYVHSDYPGLDPNNLPPGYNLVELPVSPGNNGLEHYYMITYPNLPLLEPLRAIPVIGDPLADLVQPDLTYLVNLGYGDPRYGYSTGYADVPTPFGLFPSIDPIAFAGLMVSGAQQGAGAFVSDIQAMAPASLPDLPLAGLMQTGGASTPWALPSLPLATGSPIDNAIDALQAANTNITNAISSAASDAYAVALPTADIVNTMVTVVPSYNINLFLEGIQQLANGDPAGIVNAFGYPIAADVALFTLAGGFEFAVLLYAVEDVIGDLTGAA, from the coding sequence ATGACGTACTTGATGACGCAACCCCAGCTGGTGGCCGAGGCCGCAGCAAACGTGGCGGGCATTCGTTCGGCGATCGACGCGGCCAGCGCGGCGGCGGCTGGCCCGACAACCGGCCTGGTGGCGGCGGCCGCCGACGAGGTGTCGGCGGCTACCGCGTCGCTGTTTGGCGCGTACGGCCAGGAATATCAGGCGATCATCAGGCAGGCGGCGGCCTTCCACGAGGAATTCGTTCGGGCGTTGGCCGCCGCCGGGATCGCCTACGCGGGGGCCGAGGCCGCCAACGCGGCGGCCGTGTCGGGCGCCCTGGGCGCGCTGACTGCGCCCGTCCAGTCGTTGCTCGGCGGAGCCGCGACGACGGGCGCGACCGGTGGGGGTGCGGTCGCGGCGCCGCTGGCCGCCGCGCCGCCGTACGATCTGGCCCTGATCATGACCGGCAGCGGCACGCCGATACCCTCGCCGGCCTACATGGCCAGCGTTCGCCCGTTCATCGACGCCAGTTTCATGGTGAACCCGCTGAACATACCCCTGAACACCCCCGAGGGGCTTTATCCGCTCACCGAAATCAAGGACCTGCCCCTCAACCAGTCGGTGACCCTCGGCGCACAAATGCTCGACAACGCGCTCTTTGGGCCCCAGGGGTTCATCACCAACGGACAAAGCGTTGCCGTCCTGGGCTACTCGCAGAGCGCCATCCTCTCCTCGATAGAGATGCGAAACCTCGCGGCCATGGGGAGCCCCAGCACGAACTTCCTCAGCTTCACCCTGCTGGGTAATCCGATGGCTGCCAACGGCGGCCTGCTGTCGCGCTTCCCGGGACTGTCCATGCCGGCGCTGGGTCTCGAGTTCTACGGGGCGACGCCGTCGAACACCGGTTACCCGCTCAGCCAATACACACTCCAATACGACGGATACGCCGACTTCCCCCAGTACCCGATCAATATCCTGGCCGACCTCAACGCCTTTTTGGGCATCCAGTACGTGCATAGCGACTATCCCGGCCTGGATCCGAACAATCTTCCCCCCGGCTACAACCTTGTCGAATTGCCGGTATCCCCGGGCAACAACGGCCTCGAGCACTACTACATGATCACCTACCCGAACCTTCCGCTCCTGGAGCCGCTACGGGCGATCCCGGTGATCGGCGATCCATTGGCGGATCTGGTCCAGCCCGACTTGACGTATCTGGTCAACCTCGGCTACGGCGACCCGCGCTACGGCTATTCGACCGGCTACGCCGACGTGCCCACACCGTTCGGGCTGTTCCCCTCGATCGACCCGATCGCCTTCGCGGGCCTTATGGTCAGCGGGGCCCAGCAGGGAGCCGGTGCCTTCGTGAGCGACATCCAGGCCATGGCGCCGGCATCGCTGCCCGACCTGCCGCTGGCGGGCCTTATGCAGACCGGCGGCGCGTCGACCCCATGGGCGCTACCCAGCCTGCCGCTGGCCACGGGCTCCCCGATCGACAACGCCATCGACGCCCTCCAGGCGGCAAACACGAACATCACCAACGCCATTTCGAGTGCGGCCTCCGACGCTTACGCCGTCGCGCTGCCCACAGCCGACATCGTGAACACCATGGTGACCGTCGTTCCGTCGTACAACATCAACCTCTTCCTGGAGGGGATCCAGCAACTAGCCAACGGTGACCCGGCCGGGATCGTCAACGCGTTCGGCTATCCGATCGCCGCTGACGTGGCGCTGTTCACGCTCGCCGGCGGTTTCGAATTCGCGGTGCTCTTGTATGCCGTCGAAGACGTTATCGGCGATCTCACGGGTGCCGCCTAA
- a CDS encoding NADPH:quinone oxidoreductase family protein yields the protein MKACVVKELSGPSGIVYTDIDDVTGDDGNVVIQVRAAGVCYPDLLLSKGEYQLKLPPPFVPGMETAGVVVSAPPEADFRVGERVSAFGVLGCYAEQVAVPAANVVRSPVELDDAEAVSLLVNYNTMYFALTRRAVMRPGDTVLVMGAAGGVGTAAVQIAKAMGASQVIGVVHREGGIDYVAALGADVVLPLTQGWVERVRQHTRGRGVDIVVDPVGGPTFDDAMRVLAIDGKLVVIGFAAGAIPSLQVNRLLLSNVSVIGAAWGEYLNRVPGSAALFSSGLNQLVSLGLRPPPPQRYPLSEAQAALHSLDEGGVLGKLVLEP from the coding sequence ATGAAAGCTTGTGTCGTAAAAGAGCTTTCCGGCCCGTCGGGCATCGTGTACACCGATATCGACGACGTCACCGGTGACGATGGCAACGTCGTCATCCAAGTACGCGCCGCGGGCGTGTGTTACCCCGACCTGCTGCTGAGCAAGGGTGAGTACCAACTGAAGTTACCGCCGCCGTTCGTGCCCGGCATGGAAACGGCGGGGGTCGTGGTTTCGGCGCCGCCCGAGGCCGATTTCCGTGTGGGCGAACGGGTTTCGGCGTTCGGGGTGCTCGGCTGCTATGCCGAGCAGGTGGCCGTCCCGGCGGCCAACGTGGTGCGCAGCCCCGTGGAACTCGACGATGCCGAAGCGGTGTCGTTGCTGGTGAACTACAACACGATGTACTTCGCCCTGACTCGTCGGGCGGTGATGCGACCGGGCGACACCGTGCTGGTGATGGGCGCTGCCGGCGGGGTGGGCACCGCGGCCGTCCAGATCGCCAAAGCGATGGGCGCAAGCCAGGTGATCGGCGTCGTGCACCGCGAGGGCGGGATCGACTATGTCGCGGCCCTCGGCGCCGACGTGGTGCTGCCGTTGACCCAGGGCTGGGTCGAGCGGGTGCGTCAGCACACCCGCGGCCGGGGGGTGGACATCGTCGTCGACCCCGTCGGCGGTCCGACGTTCGACGACGCGATGCGTGTGCTGGCGATCGACGGCAAGCTGGTGGTGATCGGATTCGCCGCGGGCGCCATTCCCTCCCTTCAGGTCAACCGCCTGCTGCTGAGCAATGTCAGCGTGATTGGCGCCGCGTGGGGCGAGTACCTCAACAGGGTCCCCGGCTCGGCCGCCCTGTTCTCCTCGGGCCTGAACCAGTTGGTCTCCCTCGGGCTGAGACCGCCACCGCCGCAGCGTTATCCGCTGTCGGAAGCCCAGGCCGCGTTGCACAGCCTCGACGAAGGCGGTGTGCTCGGAAAGCTCGTCCTCGAACCCTAG
- a CDS encoding SDR family oxidoreductase gives MPGVQDRVIAVTGAGGGLGREYALALAREGASVVVNDLGGARDGTGSGSAMADHVVAEIRDAGGRAVANYDSVAEPAGAANIIKTALDEFGAVHGVVSNAGILRDGTFHKMSFENWDAVLKVHLYGGYNVIRAAWPHFREQSYGRVVVATSTSGLFGNFGQTNYGAAKLGLVGLINTLALEGAKYNIHANALAPIAATRMTQDIMPPEVLEKLTPEFVAPVVAYLCTEECADNGSVFVVGGGKVQRVALFGNDGVNFEKPPTVADVAAQWTEITDLSGAQKAGFTL, from the coding sequence ATGCCCGGAGTGCAGGATCGCGTCATCGCCGTCACCGGAGCCGGTGGGGGTTTGGGCCGTGAATACGCCCTTGCCCTCGCCCGCGAGGGCGCGAGCGTCGTGGTGAACGACCTCGGCGGAGCCCGCGACGGCACGGGCTCCGGATCGGCGATGGCCGACCACGTCGTCGCCGAGATTCGCGACGCGGGCGGGCGCGCGGTCGCCAACTACGACAGCGTCGCCGAGCCCGCGGGCGCGGCGAACATCATCAAGACCGCGCTCGACGAGTTCGGCGCCGTGCATGGTGTGGTGAGCAACGCCGGCATCCTGCGCGACGGCACCTTCCACAAGATGTCCTTCGAGAACTGGGACGCCGTGCTCAAGGTGCACCTCTACGGCGGGTACAACGTCATCCGCGCGGCGTGGCCACACTTCCGGGAGCAGAGCTACGGCCGGGTCGTCGTCGCCACCTCCACCAGCGGGCTGTTCGGCAACTTCGGCCAGACCAACTACGGGGCGGCCAAGCTCGGCCTGGTCGGCCTGATCAACACGCTCGCGCTGGAGGGGGCCAAGTACAACATCCACGCCAATGCCCTCGCCCCGATCGCGGCCACCCGGATGACCCAGGACATCATGCCACCCGAGGTGCTGGAGAAGCTCACGCCCGAGTTCGTCGCGCCGGTGGTGGCCTACCTGTGCACCGAGGAATGCGCCGACAACGGATCGGTGTTCGTGGTGGGCGGCGGCAAGGTGCAGCGGGTCGCGTTGTTCGGCAACGACGGCGTTAATTTCGAGAAGCCGCCGACGGTGGCCGATGTCGCGGCTCAGTGGACCGAGATCACCGATCTATCCGGCGCACAAAAAGCCGGTTTCACGTTGTAG